A region of Kribbella sp. NBC_01245 DNA encodes the following proteins:
- the dnaN gene encoding DNA polymerase III subunit beta, producing MKFRVERDVLAESVAWAARSLPSRPSVPILAGLLVEAEEGQITLSGFDYETSVRVTVPAQVADAGRCLVSGRLVADISKSLPDQPVDMSVDGAKAQVTCGSSRFTLQTLPTDEYPALPDMPAASGTVRSDVFAHAVAQVVTAAGREDTLPVLTGVRVEIEGSTISLLATDRYRLAVRELEWNPLSPDASAAALIPARVLAETAKAMTGTEITISLAGTGAGEGLVGFEGQVAGGSRRATTRLLDGEFPKVRQIIPTDAAIATRVRVDTAVLVEAVKRVALVAERNAPVRLTFSEDGVTLDAGSGDEAQASESIEAQVTGEPVTVGFNPTYLLDGLGAIGTPVAHLAFTQATKPAELTGAKDYEGETLSEFRYVLMPVRLNN from the coding sequence GTGAAGTTCCGCGTCGAGCGCGACGTACTGGCCGAGTCGGTGGCCTGGGCCGCGCGTAGCTTGCCCAGTCGCCCGAGTGTCCCGATCCTTGCGGGACTACTGGTCGAAGCCGAGGAAGGGCAGATCACTCTGTCCGGCTTCGATTACGAGACCTCAGTCCGCGTCACCGTGCCCGCACAGGTGGCCGACGCAGGTCGCTGCCTCGTTTCCGGCCGTCTGGTCGCTGACATTTCCAAGAGCCTGCCGGATCAACCGGTCGACATGAGTGTCGATGGCGCCAAGGCACAGGTGACCTGCGGCAGTTCGCGGTTCACCCTGCAGACGCTGCCCACCGACGAGTACCCGGCCCTGCCGGACATGCCCGCAGCGAGTGGCACCGTGCGCAGTGACGTCTTCGCGCACGCCGTCGCTCAGGTCGTCACCGCGGCCGGCCGGGAGGACACCCTGCCCGTGCTGACCGGCGTCCGGGTCGAGATCGAGGGTTCGACCATCTCGCTGCTCGCCACCGACCGCTACCGGCTCGCAGTTCGCGAGCTCGAGTGGAACCCGCTCTCCCCCGACGCCTCGGCGGCCGCGCTGATCCCGGCGCGAGTGCTGGCCGAGACCGCCAAGGCGATGACGGGTACGGAGATCACCATCTCCCTGGCCGGCACCGGTGCGGGCGAGGGGCTGGTCGGTTTCGAGGGCCAGGTCGCCGGTGGTTCCCGCCGGGCGACGACCCGGTTGCTCGACGGCGAGTTCCCGAAGGTGCGCCAGATCATCCCGACCGACGCCGCGATCGCCACCCGGGTCCGGGTCGACACCGCGGTCCTGGTCGAGGCGGTCAAGCGCGTGGCCCTGGTCGCCGAGCGCAATGCGCCCGTGCGGCTGACGTTCTCCGAGGACGGTGTCACCCTCGACGCCGGCAGCGGTGACGAGGCGCAGGCATCCGAGTCGATTGAGGCCCAGGTGACGGGGGAACCGGTCACCGTGGGATTCAACCCGACGTACCTGCTGGACGGTCTGGGCGCGATCGGCACCCCGGTGGCCCACCTCGCCTTCACCCAGGCGACGAAGCCGGCCGAGCTGACCGGAGCGAAGGACTACGAGGGCGAGACGCTCAGCGAGTTCCGGTACGTGCTGATGCCGGTCCGCCTGAACAACTGA
- a CDS encoding DUF721 domain-containing protein, producing the protein MPDPGDTLPIDEGDARAETGDIRAAGEQRLPERPDDEDTPAESIDHDKHGTDLARSLAGRLKGLKIPAKPVRRKRRSATTPMSSGARPDDRDPQTLTSTIGRLMRDQGWEVDVAVHAVMARWPAIVGPEIAQHCTPESYADSELTVRTSSTAWATQVRLLAPDLVRRLNAELGDGTVTKVNVQGPNAPSWRKGPRTVRGGRGPRDTYG; encoded by the coding sequence GTGCCTGACCCCGGCGACACCCTCCCGATCGACGAGGGTGATGCGCGCGCCGAGACCGGGGACATCCGCGCCGCCGGCGAGCAGCGGCTGCCGGAGCGGCCCGACGACGAGGACACGCCCGCCGAGTCGATCGACCACGACAAACACGGCACGGACCTGGCCCGGTCACTCGCCGGCCGGCTCAAAGGCCTGAAGATCCCAGCCAAGCCCGTAAGGCGTAAGCGTCGTTCCGCGACCACGCCGATGAGCAGCGGCGCGCGGCCCGACGACCGGGATCCGCAGACGCTCACGTCCACGATCGGCCGGCTGATGCGGGACCAGGGCTGGGAGGTCGACGTCGCCGTGCACGCGGTGATGGCGAGATGGCCGGCCATCGTCGGTCCGGAGATCGCCCAGCACTGCACCCCCGAGAGCTACGCCGATTCCGAGCTCACCGTGCGGACGTCGTCCACCGCCTGGGCCACCCAGGTGCGGCTGCTCGCGCCCGACCTGGTCCGCCGCCTGAACGCCGAACTGGGCGACGGCACCGTCACGAAGGTGAACGTCCAGGGACCGAACGCGCCGAGCTGGCGCAAGGGTCCCCGCACGGTCCGCGGCGGCCGTGGGCCTCGCGATACGTACGGCTGA
- the recF gene encoding DNA replication/repair protein RecF (All proteins in this family for which functions are known are DNA-binding proteins that assist the filamentation of RecA onto DNA for the initiation of recombination or recombinational repair.) produces the protein MFVTALGLADFRSYPQAEVTFEPGVTSFVGRNGQGKTNLVEAIHYTATLGSHRVANDNPLVRMGAPRAIIRTEIRSDTDRDVIVEIEINPGKANRARVNRAPVPRPREVLGLLRTVLFAPEDLSLVKGDPSERRKFLDELLTLRSPRMAGVRSDYERVLKQRNSLLRSASLARRQNRGGGEGQLRTLEVWDSHLARVGSELLATRLELLDSLRPLVDTAYDAVARGKGNARLEYKSSVPLEPDVRSREALAEIILAAVHEKRQDELDRGVSLVGPHRDDVVLGLGDMPAKGYASHGESWSFALALRLASYELLRADGGEPVLILDDVFAELDTQRRDRLAELVIPARQVLVTAAVGADVPTELMGVRYEVGEGTVRRA, from the coding sequence GTGTTCGTCACCGCCCTCGGCCTCGCCGATTTCCGCTCTTACCCGCAGGCCGAGGTCACGTTCGAACCCGGCGTGACCTCGTTCGTCGGCCGCAATGGCCAGGGCAAGACCAACCTGGTCGAAGCGATCCACTACACCGCGACGCTCGGTTCGCACCGCGTCGCGAACGACAACCCGCTGGTCCGGATGGGCGCACCCCGCGCCATCATCCGGACCGAGATCCGCAGCGATACCGATCGCGACGTCATCGTCGAGATCGAGATCAACCCCGGAAAAGCCAACAGGGCAAGGGTTAATCGCGCACCCGTGCCCCGGCCGCGCGAGGTGCTCGGCCTGCTGCGAACCGTGCTCTTCGCGCCCGAAGATCTTTCCCTGGTCAAGGGTGATCCCTCCGAGCGACGCAAGTTCCTCGACGAACTGCTGACGCTGAGGTCACCCCGCATGGCCGGTGTGCGTTCGGACTACGAGCGCGTGCTCAAGCAGCGAAACTCCTTGCTACGCAGTGCTTCCCTGGCCCGTCGGCAGAATCGCGGCGGTGGTGAGGGACAGCTCCGCACGCTCGAGGTCTGGGATTCGCATCTCGCTCGCGTCGGTTCCGAATTGCTCGCGACCCGCCTCGAACTGCTCGATTCCCTTCGACCGTTGGTGGATACGGCGTACGACGCTGTTGCCCGGGGCAAGGGAAATGCGCGACTTGAGTACAAGTCGTCCGTCCCGCTCGAGCCCGACGTCCGCAGTCGCGAGGCGCTCGCCGAGATCATCCTGGCCGCCGTACACGAGAAGAGGCAGGACGAGCTCGACCGTGGGGTATCCCTGGTCGGCCCGCATCGCGACGACGTCGTTCTCGGTCTCGGCGACATGCCGGCCAAGGGCTATGCCAGTCATGGTGAGTCCTGGTCCTTCGCGCTCGCGCTACGGTTGGCGTCGTACGAACTGTTGCGAGCCGATGGGGGGGAGCCGGTGCTGATCCTGGACGACGTGTTCGCCGAGCTCGACACCCAGCGCCGCGATCGCCTTGCGGAGCTGGTGATTCCTGCCCGGCAGGTGCTCGTCACGGCCGCTGTCGGCGCCGACGTACCGACCGAGCTGATGGGCGTCCGCTACGAGGTCGGCGAGGGAACGGTACGTCGTGCCTGA
- the gnd gene encoding phosphogluconate dehydrogenase (NAD(+)-dependent, decarboxylating) has protein sequence MELGLVGLGKMGGNMRERIRDAGLTVIGYDRDQALTDSKDLADMVAQLSATDQPKVVWVMVPVQAIDPVITELAELLSEGDIVIDGGNSRWTDDTRRAAQLAEKGIRFVDCGVSGGVWGKENGYALMCGGEPETVATLMPIFEALKPEGEFGFVHAGKVGAGHFTKMVHNGIEYAIMQAYAEGFELLEAADIVESVPEAFDSWREGTVIRSWLLDLMVNALKEDTHLDKIRGYADDSGEGRWTVEAAIDLAVPVPAIAASLFARFASRQEDSPAMKAIAAMRNQFGGHAVKGAEDPSYASVPKGHPGH, from the coding sequence ATGGAGCTCGGCCTTGTCGGTCTCGGCAAGATGGGCGGCAACATGCGCGAGCGGATTCGCGACGCCGGCCTGACCGTGATCGGTTACGACCGCGATCAGGCGTTGACCGACTCGAAGGACCTGGCCGACATGGTGGCGCAGCTCAGCGCGACCGACCAGCCCAAGGTGGTCTGGGTGATGGTGCCGGTGCAGGCCATCGACCCGGTGATCACCGAGCTGGCCGAGCTGCTCAGCGAGGGCGACATCGTGATCGACGGCGGCAACAGCCGCTGGACCGATGACACCCGCCGGGCCGCGCAGTTGGCCGAGAAGGGCATCCGGTTCGTCGACTGCGGCGTCTCCGGTGGTGTCTGGGGTAAGGAAAACGGCTACGCCCTGATGTGCGGCGGAGAGCCTGAGACCGTCGCGACGCTGATGCCCATCTTCGAAGCGCTCAAGCCCGAGGGCGAGTTCGGCTTCGTGCACGCCGGCAAGGTCGGCGCCGGCCACTTCACCAAGATGGTCCACAACGGCATCGAGTACGCGATCATGCAGGCGTATGCCGAGGGTTTCGAGCTGCTCGAGGCGGCCGACATCGTCGAGAGCGTGCCGGAGGCGTTCGACTCCTGGCGCGAGGGCACCGTGATCCGGTCCTGGCTGCTCGACCTGATGGTGAACGCGCTGAAGGAAGACACCCACCTGGACAAGATCCGGGGGTACGCCGACGACTCCGGCGAAGGCCGCTGGACCGTCGAGGCGGCGATCGACCTCGCCGTACCGGTGCCGGCCATCGCGGCTTCGCTGTTCGCGCGCTTCGCCTCCCGCCAGGAGGATTCGCCCGCGATGAAGGCGATCGCGGCGATGCGCAACCAGTTCGGCGGCCACGCGGTCAAGGGCGCCGAGGACCCGTCGTACGCCTCGGTGCCGAAGGGCCACCCGGGGCACTAA